GAAGTTCCCGCACGAACAGGCTGTGGTCGGTGCCATTGTCGGAAATAACCGACGACAAGGCTGCCGAATACATCACCAACGTGCCGTTCGGCGCGATGACGGGGGCAAGACCCGCCGAAAAGCTGCGGAACCGGCGCTCGAACGGATTGCGCCTGGAGGCGTCGATCAGGGCGATCTTGACACCGGCGCCGCGGCTGTTGATCTCCCCCAGCACGGTCTCGAGGCTGAAACCGTCGCGGCGAACGTCAGGCTCGGTCCAGATCTGCGCATCGACCGGGATCATGTAGCTCTGGCGGCTCGACTGCACGCCGAAGCCCGAGAAGAAAACCAGCGCGACCGAGCCCGGCTTGATCCTGCCGTAAAGCCGGTCGAAGGCGCGGCGCATCTGCTCGCCGGTGAGGTTCTCGCCGACATCGACGTTGAAGCCGTCGCGCTTGAGTTCGTCGGCGACGTCACGGGCGTCGTTGATCGGCTCCTTCAGCGGGGCTTCGGCATCCGGATATTTTGCATTGCCGATGACCAGCGCATAGCGATCGCTTGCTGCGAACGATGGGATGATCGAGGCCGAGAAAATCGCGGCCGAAAAAATCAACGGGGTAAGCAATGCTAGGCGAATTTTCATAATGACGGCGGTCCAGATCGCAGCAGTCCAGCCAAAAAGGCGCCGATACCAGCTTGCGCCGCGGCGACCTTACTCTACGCATCTTGCATTATCAAACCGCGCTCGCAACGCGTCAACTGCTTGCGATGACGTCGTTAATTGCGACAATTCACCGCGACACCGTGGCGCGAAGTAGCGGGAATAAATCGCGCTCAAGGTGAAGTCGCGCCGGCGCCATACGGTGGCAACGCCGGTCCCATTGGCTGCCCCTCGCGAAGCACATTTGCATTGAGCCCACACTGGGTCATGACCGGGGCATTCGCTTCGGTGATGATGCCGGCGGCAATGTGATCTCTCTCACACAGGGGCGCGGCTGGCATGCGCGAGGCGGGTTTGACCTTTGCGGATGACGATGGCTTGTTGCCGGCATCGGCCAATCCGAGACCTCATGAAACAAGACCTCAAGAAAAGTGACACCGATGGGAAATGCCTACGAAGTCTACGCGCTGCGCTATGCAACGATGTCGCCACGCACCCCGCATTTGAATTTCCTGGTGCCGGATCCGCACGAAACCACGGCGCAGGACCTCGATTATTTCGTCTGGCTGATCCGGGGCGGTGGCCGCGAGATCCTGGTCGATACCGGTTTCAACGCCGAAGAGGCCAAGGCACGCGCCCGCAAGCTCACGCTCAACCCGGTTGACGCGCTCGAAGGCTTTGGCGTCAAGGCCGACAGCATCAAGGACATCATCGTCACCCATCTGCACTACGACCACGCCGGCAATCTCGACCGCTTCCCCCACGCCCGGTTCCATTTGCAGGACCGCGAGATGAGCTACGCGACCGGGCGCTGCATGTGCAACGGCATGCTGCGGCATCCGTTCTCGGTGGAGCACGTCACCACGATGGTCCGTCACGTCTATGGCGAGCGCGTCACCTTCCATTCCGGCGACGGCGAGATCGCGCCGGGCGTGACGGTGCATCGCGTCGGCGGCCACTCCGACGGGCTGCAGGTGGTGCGGGTCGAAACCGCGCGCGGGCCGGTGGTGCTGGCGTCGGACGCGGCGCATTACTACGCCAATCTGCAGAAGCGCAGTCCGTTTCCGATCGTCTACAATGTCGGCGACATGGCGCAGGGCTGGGAGATCGTGGAAAAGCTCGCCGGCCATCCCGATCGCTTCATCCCCGGCCACGATCCGATCGTGAGCGAGATCTATCCGCGCGCCAGCGACAAGGTCGATGCCTTCGCGCTGCATCTGCCGCCGTCGCGATCGTTTGTGAAGTAAGAGACAAACGAGAAGTCATTCCGGGGCGATGCGAAGCATCGAACCCGGAAGCTCGAGATTCCGGGTCTGGTCCTACGGACCATCCCGGAATGACGATGCCCCTCAATACGCTTCCTTCGCGTCCGCTTCCTGGCTGTCACGTACCAGCGCGAGGCTGTCCTCGATCTTGCCGAGCAGCAGTGCGAGGTTCTTGCGTTCCTGCGCGGAGAGGCAAGACAGGATCTCCTGCTCCCTGCGCAGCAGGCGCGGGATCAATTCCTCATAGAGCGCCGCGCCCTTGCGGGTCAGGCGCAAGCGGAATTCGCGGCGATCGTCGGCGTTCTCGACGCGCTCGACCATCTGCCGCTTCATCAGCGCGGTGACGGCGCGGCTGATGGTCGATTTATGGGTGCGGGTGCAGTGGGCGATATATTGCGCGCTGCAGGCGTCGTTGCGAAAACCGAGCGTCGCCAGCACGCGCCATTCGGGAATATCGAGCCCGTAACGCGCCTGATACTCGGCGGCGAGCGCCGAACTGACTTCGGCTGCCAGCCGGTTCAGACGGAACGGCACGAACTTGAAGAGATCGAGCCGGGAGCTTTTCCCGGCTGCGTCTTGTTCACGCGAACCACTGCCGGGCCCGGCTCGTGTCCGGGGCGTGCGCTCGCTGGAGGGCGCTTGTGCCAAAATCGCTCCAATTTGAGTTGACTAGGGAATGCGCACAGGATTTAAGATAGTTGCAGATGCGACTATTATCAAGGTCGCATGCCCTTGGCTAGATGCAAGGTTCAGCCCGCATGGCGCCCACCAAAACCCAGTTCGGTTATCGCAGGCATCCCGACCAAGAACGGGCGGGTGCTGATGTGGCCGAATATCCGGTCGTGGTGGTCGGCGCCGGGCCGGTCGGGCTTTCGCTGGCGATCGATCTGGCGCAGCGCGGCCAAAGCGTGGTGCTGCTCGACGATGCCGACCGGATCGGCGAGGGCTCGCGCGCGATCTGCTTTTCCAAACGCTCGCTGGAATACTGGGACCGGCTCGGCGTCGGCCAGCGCATGGTCGACAAGGGCGTGGTGTGGAGCGTCGGCAAGATCTTTCATGGCGATTCGAAGCTGTACCAGTTCAATCTGCTGCCGGAACAAGGCCACAAGCGACCGGCCTTCATCAACCTGCAGCAATTCTACGCCGAGGCCTATCTGGTCGATCGCGTCGAGGAGGTTTCCGCCATCGACCTGCGCTGGCGCAACAAGGTGGTCGCCCTTGAGCAACACAACGACCATGTGGCGCTGACGATCGAGACGCCGGATGGTCCGTACCGGATGCGGGCCGGGTTTATCGTCGCCTGCGACGGCGCCCGCTCGTCGCTGCGGCAGATGGTGGGCGCGGAGTTTGCGGGCCAGGTGTTCGAGGATCAGTTCCTGATCGCCGACGTCAAGATGACGGCGGAATTTCCAACCGAGCGCTGGTTCTGGTTTGATCCGCCGTTCCATGCCGGGCGATCGGCGCTGCTGCACAAGCAGCCGGACGATATCTGGCGGATCGATCTGCAACTCAATCGTTTCGCCGACCCCGCGGTCGAAAAGCAGCCGGAAAACGTGCGGCCCCGGATCGCGCGCATGCTCGGCCATGACAAGTTCGATTTCGAATGGATCTCGCTCTACAAATTCCAGTGTCGCCGCATGGACCGGTTCATCCATGGCCGCGTGATCTTCGCCGGCGACGCCGCCCATCAGGTCTCGCCGTTCGGCGCCCGCGGCGCCAATTCGGGGCTCGAGGATGCCGAGAATCTGGCGTGGAAGCTCGACCTGGTATTGCGCACGCGGTCGCCGCAAACCCTGCTCGACAGCTACCATGTCGAGCGCAGCGCCGCCGCCGACGAGAACATCCGCGAATCAACCCGCTCGACCGATTTCATGGCGCCCAACTCCCATCAGGAGGCGCGGCTGCGCAAGGCGGTGCTGTCGCTGGCGAAAGAGACCGAATTCGGCAAGCGCATGGTCAACGGCGGGCGACTGTCGACGCCTTCGGTCTACGAGACGCCGCTCTCGACCGCCGATTGCGACGTCTGGCGCGACGGCGTGCGGCCCGGGGCGTCGATATCAGATGCGCCGCTGGTGGCGACCTCCGGCGAGCGGACGTACCTGACGGAGGCTTTCATCGGCAGCGGCCTGCGCTTCACGTTGCTGGCGTTCGGCAATGGCGCCGCCGTTGACCCGCCCGACGGCGTCGGCGTGGTCCGGATCGGTGGCGATGATGGACTTTCCGATTCCGAAGGCCTTGCCGGCGCGCGCTACGACGCAGCACCTGGGACGGCCTATCTGTTGCGGCCCGACGGCTACGTCGCCGCCCGTTTCCGGCATCCGACCCGGCCCGCGCTCGATGCTGCACTGGCGCGTGCGTCTGGCCACAACTGAGTACGGAGGTTCTCTTGGCGCTGTCGACCAGTTCGAATTTCGCAAAGCCCGACGATGCGTTTCGCGCCGTCGTCGAGGCACATCGCGGCCTGAGCGACGAGCAGAGCGCCGACCTCGATGCAGCGCTGGTGCTGGTGCTCGCCAACCACATCGGCGATATCGCGGTCCTGCACGAGGCGATTGCGCTCGCCAAGCGGCGGATGCTCGATGCCGGTCAGCAGCAACAACAACAGCAACAATAGATACGTCTCAAACGAAGTCAGGAATGGAATTGATGGCCAAGAGTACTGCCAAGGGTTTCGCGTCCACGACCGATATGGCGGAGAAGAAGATCACGTTCTCCGAGATCGGCACCGATCTCTACGCTTTCACCGCCGAGGGCGATCCGAACTCGGCCATCATCGTCGGTGACGACGGCTGCCTGGTGTTCGACGCGCAGTCGACGCCGGCGATGGCGCATAAAGTGATCGAGCGCGTCCGGACCGTGACCGACAAGCCGATCAAGTATGTGGTGCTGTCGCATTACCACGCGGTGCGTGTGCTCGGCGCCTCCGCCTACAAGGCGCAGGGCATCGTCGCATCGGCGGAAACCCACCGGTTGATCGAGGAGCGCGGCCAGCAGGACTGGGATTCCGAATATGGCCGCTTTCCCCGCCTGTTCCAGGATGCCCAGAGCATCCCCGGCCTGACCTGGCCGACGCTGACCTTCGAAGGCGAGATGTCGATCTACCTCGGCAAGCGCGAGGTGCGGCTGATGCAGCTCGGCGCGGGGCATACCTCCGGCGATATCGTCGCCTGGGTGCCGGACGCCGAAGTGATGTTCTCGGGTGACCTGATCGAATATCACTCGGCGTGTTACTGCGGCGACGCGCATCTGCGCGAATGGCCGATGACGCTGAACGAAATCCGCGCCTTCAATCCCAAGGCGATCGCGCCGGGCCGCGGCGATGCGCTGAAAGGC
The Bradyrhizobium sp. KBS0727 genome window above contains:
- a CDS encoding N-acyl homoserine lactonase family protein; translated protein: MGNAYEVYALRYATMSPRTPHLNFLVPDPHETTAQDLDYFVWLIRGGGREILVDTGFNAEEAKARARKLTLNPVDALEGFGVKADSIKDIIVTHLHYDHAGNLDRFPHARFHLQDREMSYATGRCMCNGMLRHPFSVEHVTTMVRHVYGERVTFHSGDGEIAPGVTVHRVGGHSDGLQVVRVETARGPVVLASDAAHYYANLQKRSPFPIVYNVGDMAQGWEIVEKLAGHPDRFIPGHDPIVSEIYPRASDKVDAFALHLPPSRSFVK
- a CDS encoding MarR family winged helix-turn-helix transcriptional regulator, whose amino-acid sequence is MPFRLNRLAAEVSSALAAEYQARYGLDIPEWRVLATLGFRNDACSAQYIAHCTRTHKSTISRAVTALMKRQMVERVENADDRREFRLRLTRKGAALYEELIPRLLRREQEILSCLSAQERKNLALLLGKIEDSLALVRDSQEADAKEAY
- a CDS encoding FAD-dependent oxidoreductase yields the protein MAPTKTQFGYRRHPDQERAGADVAEYPVVVVGAGPVGLSLAIDLAQRGQSVVLLDDADRIGEGSRAICFSKRSLEYWDRLGVGQRMVDKGVVWSVGKIFHGDSKLYQFNLLPEQGHKRPAFINLQQFYAEAYLVDRVEEVSAIDLRWRNKVVALEQHNDHVALTIETPDGPYRMRAGFIVACDGARSSLRQMVGAEFAGQVFEDQFLIADVKMTAEFPTERWFWFDPPFHAGRSALLHKQPDDIWRIDLQLNRFADPAVEKQPENVRPRIARMLGHDKFDFEWISLYKFQCRRMDRFIHGRVIFAGDAAHQVSPFGARGANSGLEDAENLAWKLDLVLRTRSPQTLLDSYHVERSAAADENIRESTRSTDFMAPNSHQEARLRKAVLSLAKETEFGKRMVNGGRLSTPSVYETPLSTADCDVWRDGVRPGASISDAPLVATSGERTYLTEAFIGSGLRFTLLAFGNGAAVDPPDGVGVVRIGGDDGLSDSEGLAGARYDAAPGTAYLLRPDGYVAARFRHPTRPALDAALARASGHN
- a CDS encoding DUF2783 domain-containing protein is translated as MALSTSSNFAKPDDAFRAVVEAHRGLSDEQSADLDAALVLVLANHIGDIAVLHEAIALAKRRMLDAGQQQQQQQQ
- a CDS encoding MBL fold metallo-hydrolase, with protein sequence MAKSTAKGFASTTDMAEKKITFSEIGTDLYAFTAEGDPNSAIIVGDDGCLVFDAQSTPAMAHKVIERVRTVTDKPIKYVVLSHYHAVRVLGASAYKAQGIVASAETHRLIEERGQQDWDSEYGRFPRLFQDAQSIPGLTWPTLTFEGEMSIYLGKREVRLMQLGAGHTSGDIVAWVPDAEVMFSGDLIEYHSACYCGDAHLREWPMTLNEIRAFNPKAIAPGRGDALKGLSTGRDAIAMTRDFVTTLYGAAETSVARGRNLKESMAATREVMDPKFSSFAIYEHCLPFNVSRAFDEASGIDDPVIWTDRRDQEMWTALQGG